In one window of Verrucomicrobiia bacterium DNA:
- a CDS encoding TolC family protein — protein MKGIKTGPWGLIALLGLAGCLSVRLPKAQIRPLESEKVVGWQGMVGEALENNPDLDSARFALESRARARDIAFGDYLPSVSGNLDKGRARSSGSPAHDSLSLSVEADQALFTGFETTGNFISARKDLEAARFDYQDTSANVRFRLRSAYIELLRLKDLLDVSKRIEQRRRNNAELIQLRYEAGREHLGSLMRAKAIAERAAFVVRQTDRRIETQSLRLEREMGGEFELPLQVEGTLDTMVPVISGLKPDPAELAEETPAVQRAMKTAESFKALVLSSQGELWPHVDGSYDYEDSGTRASDLKSGSFLGLRASVPFFNGGKNVNGIRRAEANYRAAREDARSVRDETLTQLAEAWAQLTDAVEFVEVQKNFLEAARKRSEIVRSEYTAGLVNFQDFDIAEQDLADSENNYVESLAAVLSREASWQLARGATLEDAAREI, from the coding sequence ATGAAAGGCATAAAGACAGGGCCGTGGGGTTTGATTGCGCTGCTGGGGCTTGCGGGCTGCCTGAGCGTGCGCCTGCCCAAGGCGCAAATCCGCCCGCTGGAAAGTGAAAAAGTCGTGGGCTGGCAGGGGATGGTAGGCGAAGCGCTAGAAAACAATCCGGACCTGGACTCGGCCCGTTTTGCGTTGGAATCGCGCGCGCGCGCCCGGGACATCGCTTTCGGCGATTATCTGCCGTCGGTTTCCGGGAACCTGGACAAGGGCCGTGCCCGTTCCTCGGGTTCTCCGGCGCATGACAGCCTGAGCCTGTCCGTCGAAGCGGACCAGGCGCTTTTCACGGGTTTCGAAACGACGGGCAATTTTATCAGCGCGCGCAAAGATCTGGAAGCCGCGCGCTTTGATTACCAGGACACGAGCGCGAATGTGCGCTTCCGGCTGAGGTCCGCCTACATCGAGCTTCTGAGGCTGAAAGACCTGCTCGATGTGAGCAAGAGGATCGAACAGCGGCGGCGCAATAACGCGGAGCTGATCCAGCTGCGCTACGAAGCCGGGCGTGAGCATCTGGGTTCGTTGATGCGCGCCAAGGCCATTGCCGAACGCGCCGCGTTTGTCGTGAGGCAAACCGACCGGCGCATCGAAACGCAGTCACTGCGCCTCGAACGCGAAATGGGCGGGGAGTTCGAATTGCCGCTGCAGGTCGAAGGCACGCTGGACACGATGGTCCCCGTCATCTCCGGCCTGAAGCCCGATCCCGCGGAGCTGGCGGAAGAAACGCCCGCCGTGCAAAGGGCCATGAAAACCGCGGAATCGTTCAAGGCGCTTGTCCTATCCTCGCAGGGCGAGCTTTGGCCGCATGTCGACGGTTCGTACGATTATGAGGACAGCGGCACGCGCGCTTCGGATTTGAAGAGCGGTTCGTTTCTGGGGCTGCGCGCGAGCGTCCCTTTTTTCAACGGCGGCAAGAACGTGAACGGCATCCGCCGGGCCGAGGCCAATTACCGGGCCGCCCGCGAGGACGCCCGCAGCGTCCGGGACGAAACCCTGACGCAGCTCGCGGAAGCCTGGGCGCAGCTGACCGATGCCGTGGAATTCGTGGAAGTGCAGAAAAATTTTCTCGAGGCCGCGCGCAAGCGTTCGGAGATCGTGCGTTCGGAATACACGGCCGGCCTCGTGAACTTCCAGGATTTTGACATTGCCGAGCAGGACCTGGCCGATTCGGAAAACAATTACGTCGAAAGCCTGGCCGCGGTTCTTTCGCGGGAAGCCTCGTGGCAGTTGGCCCGCGGCGCCACTTTGGAGGATGCAGCGCGTGAAATTTAA
- a CDS encoding HlyD family efflux transporter periplasmic adaptor subunit: MKFNLRSGKMLETLFTAGLAAALAMGTGCSKSGSSLEVIRMVKTRKGDMNVTAAATGEVKPYNRVEIKPPIAGRVEEVLVKEGDSVTQGQVLAWMSSTERAALLDAARSRGPEEYQKWLNSYKPAPLLAPLDGKIIVRAVEPGQTVTPTDPIVVISDRLIIKALVDETDLAQITLGQKTQIHLDAYPDKIIDGKVDHISYESQLVNNVNVYDIDILPDEIPPAFRSGMTANVTFLVSEHPDVLLLPSEAIVEWPRKVKRPEGAQFAVYKKDFGRLTPVPVQIGASDGRMTEITSGLKPGQEVAITRKKQSQTGSAFSPMGGGRQGGGGGSGSRGRS; the protein is encoded by the coding sequence GTGAAATTTAATCTTCGTTCCGGAAAAATGTTGGAGACTCTTTTCACGGCCGGCCTGGCCGCCGCGCTGGCGATGGGAACCGGCTGTTCCAAGTCCGGGTCCTCGCTCGAAGTGATCCGCATGGTCAAAACTCGAAAAGGCGACATGAACGTGACCGCGGCGGCCACCGGTGAAGTGAAACCGTACAACCGCGTGGAGATCAAGCCGCCGATCGCGGGCCGTGTCGAGGAGGTGCTCGTCAAGGAAGGCGACTCGGTCACACAGGGACAGGTGCTTGCCTGGATGAGTTCGACCGAAAGGGCCGCGCTTCTGGACGCAGCGCGCTCGCGCGGTCCCGAGGAATACCAGAAGTGGCTGAATTCCTACAAGCCCGCGCCTCTCCTCGCTCCGCTCGACGGCAAAATCATCGTGCGCGCGGTCGAGCCCGGGCAAACTGTGACGCCGACCGATCCCATTGTCGTGATTTCAGACCGCCTCATCATCAAGGCGCTGGTCGACGAAACAGATCTGGCGCAGATCACGCTCGGCCAGAAAACCCAAATCCATCTGGATGCGTACCCGGACAAAATCATCGACGGCAAAGTCGATCACATCAGCTACGAGAGCCAGCTTGTCAACAACGTGAATGTCTACGACATCGACATCCTTCCGGATGAAATTCCGCCGGCTTTTCGCAGCGGCATGACCGCGAACGTGACGTTTCTGGTTTCCGAACATCCCGATGTCCTGCTGCTTCCTTCCGAAGCGATCGTGGAATGGCCGCGCAAGGTCAAGCGCCCCGAAGGTGCGCAATTTGCCGTGTATAAAAAAGATTTCGGGCGCCTCACACCCGTGCCCGTACAGATCGGCGCAAGCGACGGACGCATGACGGAAATCACGAGCGGGCTGAAGCCGGGACAGGAAGTGGCGATCACCCGCAAGAAACAGTCCCAGACCGGCTCCGCATTTTCGCCCATGGGCGGCGGGCGGCAGGGCGGTGGCGGCGGATCCGGATCCCGCGGCCGCTCATGA